DNA from Oncorhynchus masou masou isolate Uvic2021 chromosome 5, UVic_Omas_1.1, whole genome shotgun sequence:
ctattccatttgcacaacagcatgtgaaatgtattgtcaatcagtgttgcttccttagtggacagtttgatttcacagaagtgtgattgacttggagttacattgtgtgtttaagtgttccctttattttttggagcagtgtatatactcacacacacacactctgatttGAGTCTTCATGTGGAACGATATGCTTCCTTTCAGCTCCAATGGCAGGTGTAATATTCAAATAAGGCATCAGAAACCATTCTACCAAAAAGAATACCAAAAAGATATGCATGAACGCCTTTCATGTGTGTATGTTTGGTCTATTTTGACATTAGAATGATAGACAAGGATtggaatgaggtgtgtgtgtgtgcttccttTCTCAAGAGGAGCAAGGGGAGATGAGAGATCAGTagcatccatccctccctctagccatccctctctctctctctttcttcacagATCACTTCAATTAGATGAGTGCTGAAGAGGGACCAGTGCTCAAAATAGAAGAAAATAAAGGCACCCAGAACAGGAAAGGGGGGACACTTTTTCTCCCAGTGGTTTAGATAGATGGAGAGGACCTTTTCTCCCAGTGGTTTAGATAGATGGAGAGGACCTTTTCTCCCAGTGGTTTAGATAGATGGAGAGGACCTATCCATCTCCCAGTGGTTTAGATAGATGGAGAGGACCTATCCATCTCCCAGTGGTTTAGATAGATGGAGAGGACCTATCCATCTCCCAGTGGTTTAGATAGATGGAGAGGACCTTTTCTCCCAGTGGTTTAGATAGATGGAGAGGACCTATCCATCTCTCAGTGGTTTAGTTAGATGGATAGGACCTTTTCTCTCAGTGGTTTAGATTGATAGAGCCTTTTATCTTAGGGCAATTCATAATTCCATTGACATCAATAAACAACTAAGTGAACATTTGACTTGAGTGAAATATAGGATTTGCCCCTTCGTAGAAATAGCATGAGCCCTATATTCTGCCTGTGtttagtactgtaggtatattctGCCACTgtttatactgtagtgtagtactgtaggtatattctgccagtgtttatactgtagtgtagtactgtaggtatattctGCCAGTgtttgtactgtagtgtagtactgtaggtatattctgccagtgtttatactgtagtgtagtacggTAGGTATATTCTGCCAGTGTTTATATTGTAGGTATATTCTGCCAGTgtttatactgtagtgtagtactgtaggtatattctgccagtgtttatactgtagtgtagtactgtaggtatattctGCCAGTgtttgtactgtagtgtagtactgtaggtatattctGTCAGTGTTTATATTGTAGGTATATTCTGCCAGTgtttatactgtagtgtagtactgtaggtatattctgccagtgtttatactgtagtgtagtactgtaggtatattctGCCAGTGTTTGTACTGTAGGTATATTCTGACAGTgtttatactgtagtgtagtactgtaggtaCATTCTGACAGTgtttatactgtagtgtagtactgtaggtatattctgacagtgtttatactgtagtgtagtactgtaggtatattctGACAGTgtctatactgtagtgtagtactgtaggtatattctgacagtgtttatactgtagggcagtactgtagatatattctctctgtgtgtttcagtagagatatcaatcaaatgtatttataaagcccttcttacatcagctgatgtcacaaagtgctgtacataaacccatcctaaaaccccaaacagcaatgcaggtgtagaagcacggtggctaggaaaaactccctagaaaggccagaacctaggaagaaacctcgagaggaaccaggctatgaggggtggccagtcctcttctggctgtgccgggtggagattataacagaacatgttcaaatgttcataaatgaccagcaggatcaaataataataatcacagtggttgcagatggtgcagcaagtcagcacctcaggagtaaatgtcatttggcttttcatagccgactattcagagtatctctactgctcctgttgtctctagagagttgaaaacagcaggtctgggacaggtaacacgtccggtgaacaggtcaggattccatagccgtaggcagaacagttgcaactggagcagcagcacggccaggtggactggggatagcaaggagtcatcaggccaggtagtcctgaggcatggtcctagggctagTGTGTGTATAGTAGGAATAGACTATTATCTTGGTGTGTATGGTTGACACTCAACACACTTCTTTCtgatccttccctcctcccctttcctaatctctccctcccatcttccctctctccctcctatccttcTCTCGTTACAGTTTTTCTCTATTGTGATCTTTGGTTCGATAGCCAACGAGGGTTACGTGAACCGACCGGACGAGGCCCAGGAGTTCTGTATTTTCaacaggtgacacacacacacacacacactgtagtagttactgctCCTCTTCTATGACTCTGTCTGATCTCTTTGATATTCCATATGTGCATCTCATCTGTTATGGCTGTTGTTACTTGTTGTTGCCCGACACATTTCCCCATCGGGACAATACagatattgattgattgacaggaACCAGAATGCGTGTAACTATGGACTCTTCATGGGAACCTTGGCCTTCCTCTGCTGTCTGGTCTTCCTGGCCCTGGATGTCTACTTCCCACAGATCAGCTCCGTCAAGGACCGCAAGAAGGCTGTACTGGCAGACGTAGGGGTTTCAGGTGAGTGGAAAGGGGGagcaaggaagagagagggaggaggagatgtaTGGAGAGGGAGTAAAGGGAAATGAGCGAGAGGTTGgatggaaagagggggagagggatagatgtgtgtggagggagaggatggagagatgtgtgtagagggagagaggggagagatgtgtgtagagggagagaggggatagatgtgtgtagagggagaggattgagagaggggagagatgtatGTAGAGGGGGATAgatgtgtgtggagggagaggatggagagatgtgtgtagagggggagagatgtgtggggagagatgtgtgtagggggagaggatggagaggggagagatgtgtgtagggggagaggatggagagatgtgtgtgtagagggagaggatggagagaggggagagatgtgtgtagagggagaggatggagagaggggagaggtgtgtagagggagaggatggagagagatgagggagaggatggagggagaagagagatgtgGAAGAGGGTGGGTAATGTCTGTGTCCCACCTGCTCATTTAATGAGATGGAGCTTaacaacagaaaacaaaaaacaaaatggtCGATCTTCAGTGGTTTTCAACTACTGGTTGTCTATTGTTGCTGCTCACTTCCTgtcatgggagagggagagaaagacacatCCATTACAAGCATATTAGACTGTGTGACGGGTTCTGCCTTCTGAGGTGGATGTAGTTACCGTAGGAACAGGTTGCTGAGTGACAAGAGGGTATGACATGGTCGCTGACTGTTGAGTTGTATAGTGAGCCTGCTtctttatttcaaatcaaatcaacgtttattggttgcgtacacaATGTGCCGatgttactctctctctcgccatctctccctcttttctcttcctctctctctgtcttgtttttctctctctatttctccatctttTCATGTATGTAACAAGCTGTATGTAACAAGCTGTATGTAACAAGCTGTATGTAACAAGCTGCATGTAACAAGCTGCATGTAACAAGCTGCATGTAACAAGCTGTATGCAACAAGCTGTATGCAACAAGCTGTATGCAACAAGCTGTATGCAACAAGCTGTATGTAACAAGCTGTATGTAACAAGCTGTATGTAACAACCTGTATGTAACAACCTGTATGTAACAACCTGTATGTAATACAGTGATGAGGCAATATGTATCAGCAACCTCCCGTCTTCCACTCACCCCCCTGTCTTCCACTCACCCCCCTGTCTtccactcacccccccccccctgtcttccACTCACCCTCCCCTGTCTTCCACTCAACCCCCCTGTCTTCCACTCACCCCCCTGTCTTCCACTCACCCCCCTCTCTTTATCCTTTCTGTCCCTTTAGTTCTAGTGAACTGACATGTAAGATTCAATGTGACCTTTCTAACTTCTGttttctcctcctttccttcctttctgctccctcatcctcctttcattcctccctcccctctctcaccctgtccctctacctccctctttcccttccatcctcctcctctttctctccctctctccctcctccttttcatccctctctttctcgcgttttctctctcactcacatatatatatttatttatttatttttctccctgCAGCATTCTGGTCCTTCATGTGGTTCGTGGGGTTCTGTTTCCTGACCAACCAATGGCAGGTGGCAAAGCTGGAGGACAAcccctgagggagggaggggatgccGCTCGTGCTGCATCACCTTCGCCTTCTTCTCCATATTCACCTGGGTACGGTACACTTTACTCCTTTATAACACTATCACCTTCTTCTCCATATTCACCTGGGTACGGTACACTTTACTCCTTTATAACACTATCACCTTCTTCTCCATATTCACCTGGGTACGGTACACTTTACTCCTTTATAACACTATCACCTTCTTCTCCATATTCACCTGGGTACGGTACACTTTACTCCTTTATAACACTATCACCTTCTCCATATTCACCTGGGTACGGTACACTTTTCTCCTTTATAACACTATCACNNNNNNNNNNNNNNNNNNNNNNNNNNNNNNNNNNNNNNNNNNNNNNNNNNNNNNNNNNNNNNNNNNNNNNNNNNNNNNNNNNNNNNNNNNNNNNNNNNNNNNNNNNNNNNNNNNNNNNNNNNNNNNNNNNNNNNNNNNNNNNNNNNNNNNNNNNNNNNNNNNNNNNNNNNNNNNNNNNNNNNNNNNNNNNNNNNNNNNNNNNNNNNNNNNNNNNNNNNNNNNNNNNNNNNNNNNNNNNNNNNNNNNNNNNNNNNNNNNNNNNNNNNNNNNNNNNNNNNNNNNNNNNNNNNNNNNNNNNNNNNNNNNNNNNNNNNNNNNNNNNNNNNNNNNNNNNNNNNNNNNNNNNNNNNNNNNNNNNNNNNNNNNNNNNNNNNNNNNNNNNNNNNNNNNNNNNNNNNNNNNNNNNNNNNNNNNNNNNNNNNNNNNNNNNNNNNNNNNNNNNNNNNNNNNNNNNNNNNNNNNNNNNNNNNNNNNNNNNNNNNNNNNNNNNNNNNNNNNNNAGAGAGAGAAAGCGaagagttgagagagagggaaagtgagagagagagagagtgagagtaaagaaagcgaaagagagagagagaaagcgaagagagagagaaagtgaagagagagagagtggtgaaagcgaagagagagagaaagtgaagagagggagtgagtgagtgaagagTGGTAGGTGGTGAGAGAGtaaagagggagagtagagagagaaagagaggagtgagtgagtgtgtgagtgagtgaaaggtgagtgagtgagtgagtggtgagtgagtgagtgtggtggtgagtggtggtgggagtgagtgagtgagtgagtggtgtggtggtgaaagtgagtgagtgattgagtgaaagagagaagaagagagagggtgaagagagagaaagagagtgagtgaaagtgaaagagagagagagtgagagagagagagagagagagagtgagagtgagtgagagagagagagagagtgagagggtgttAAGCAGTGGGAGTGTGAGgagcagtgtatgtgtgtgtgggggggggggtgagacaaaccctgtagtatagtataatagcTACTGTTGTACAGTGAGTGGTATCTGGAGCAGCCCAGGGCCACCTTGTTGTGCTACAGGCCCTTCATGTTTTTACATTTAGCTCAGTTGGTCAGTTTGTAGGATGTGGTGCCTAGTTGGAACACAATCCTGCAGTACCTGTgtcactccaggaacagggttgtctaccctgGTGTAGGGTAACATTCCCttagatgctgatcttgggtcagttttgcaccCTGGAGTACTGTACATACACTTTATATACAAAAATGCTtaaatcacccaacatcagtgcccaacctcactaatgctctttaggctgaatggaagcaagtcccctcagcaatgttccaacatctattggaaagcctcccagaagagtggaggctgctgtAATAGGAAAGGGAGACcatctccatattaatgcccatgattttggaatgagatgttcaacgagcaggtgtccacttaCTTTTGGACATTAGTGTATGCGATGCCTGATAACCTGACAATTCATTACAATCTGAGTGATCCTAGAGACATGCCAaatctctagtgtgtgtgtgtgtgtgtgtgtgtgtgtgtgtgtgtgtgtgtatgagcaacaagctctcacagtctcactgcagaattagacgttcatccacaTTCTCCAAATGTCATTTCAAAGTGTTTTTCTCCTGCTGCTCTGTATCGCTCCATTTCTCCAAAAGTCACATTTAGAAGTTAAGGGTTCAATTCAGTCACTCattctaaatggttaaggtaagggttaaattCAGTCACTCATTCTActggtaagggtaagggttaaatTCAGTCCCTCattctaaatggttaaggtaagggttaagttcaGTCCCTCATTCATTCTAaatgtttaaggtaagggttacaTTCAGTCACTCATTCTAaatgtttaaggtaagggttaagttcaGTCACTCATTCTAaatgtttaaggtaagggttacaTTCAGTCACTCattctaaatggttaaggtaagggttaaattcagtcactcattctaaatggttaaggtaagggttaagttcaGTCACTCATTCTAaatgtttaaggtaagggttacaTTCAGTCACTCattctaaatggttaaggtaagggttaaattCAGTCACTCATTCTAAATGGTTACAGTAAGGGTTACATTCAGTCACTCATTCtactggttaaggtaagggttaaattCAGTCACTCATTCTactggttaaggtaaaggttacaTTCAGTCACTCattctaaatggttaaggtaagggttaaggtttgggatggggTTAGAAACACCCCCACTGGGATTGAACACGCAACCttccagtggttagagcgttgggccagtaaccaaaaggttgctggatcgaatccccgagctgacaaggtaaaaatatgttgttctgcccgtGAGTAAGGCAGTCAACCCcctgggcgccgaagacgtggatgtcgattaaggcagccccctgcacctttctgattcagagtggttgggttaaatgaggaagacacatttcagttgaaggcattgtacgactgactaggtatccccctttccccatcTGATCCAGAGTCATGAGACGACTTGATGCTCAAGAACTCGTTTCCCCTAATGACCCGTTTTGAAGGCATTTCCCAACGTCCTCAGGACATGGATAGAAACCCAACTTCAAAGTCAATCTTGAACGACCTGGCTGGATAAGCAACATTCTCTCCCAATAAACACAGGGTATGGAAAAAGTTGAGATAGGAATCTCCTAAGCGccctctcacactcactcacacaaacacaccctcgtTAGttgtttcccttcctctctctccagctctctttctatcactccatcctacagtcaacagtcaacagtcaaccacggactacaaaagaaaaaccagccccgtcgcggaccacaaTGTCTTGCTCAAACTAAACAAATGcattgctcgctttgaggacaatacagtgccaactgacacggcccgctaccaaaacctgtgtgctctccttcactgcggccaacgtgagtaaaacgtttaaacatgttaaccctcgcaaggcagcaggcccagacggcatccccagcggagtcctcagagcatgcgcagaccagctggctggtgtgtttacggacatattcaatcaatccttatcccagtctcctgttcccacatgcttcaagagggccaccattgttcctgttctcaagaaagcaaaggtaactgagctaaacgactaccgccccatagcactcacttccgtcatcatgaagtgctttgagagacttgtcaaggaccatatcacctccaccctacctgacaccctagacccactccaatttgcttaccgcccaaataggtccaccgacagcgcaatcgccatcacactgccctaacccatctggacaagaggaatacctatgtaagaatgctgttcattgactacagttcagcatttaacaccatagtaccctccaaactcgtcattaagcttgagaccctgggtctcgaaccgccctgtgcaactgggtcctggactttctgatgggccgcccccagatggtgagggtaggaaacaacatctccacccctcaacactggacaacactacagtggtaggcttgattaccaacaatgacaagacggcctacagggaggaggtgagggccctcggagtgtggtgtctggaaaataacctcacactcaatgacAACAaatcaaaggagatgatcgtggacttcaggaaacagcagcgggagcagcccctatccacatcgggacagtagtggagagggtggaaagttttaagttcctcggtgtacacatcacggacaaactgaaatggtcctcccacacagacagcgtggtgaagaaggcacggcttgtcaccaaaaacacccacaaacctttacagaggcacaatcgagagcatcctgtcgggctgtatcactgcctggaacggcaactgctctgcccataaCCGGAAggctctgcagagggtagtgaggtctgcacaacgcatcaccgggggaaaactacctgccctccaagacacctacaccacccgttgtcacaggaaggccataaagatcatcaaggacaacaaccacccgagccactgcctgttcacaccactaccacccagaaggcgaggtcagtacaggtgcatcaaagctgggactgagagactgaaaaacagcttctatctcaaagactattaaacagccatcactaacattgagtggctgctgccaacatactgactcaactccaggcacttt
Protein-coding regions in this window:
- the LOC135528390 gene encoding LOW QUALITY PROTEIN: synaptogyrin-1-like (The sequence of the model RefSeq protein was modified relative to this genomic sequence to represent the inferred CDS: inserted 2 bases in 2 codons); translated protein: MEGMAYGAGKAGGAFNPITFFQQPHTILRILSWFFSIVIFGSIANEGYVNRPDEAQEFCIFNRNQNACNYGLFMGTLAFLCCLVFLALDVYFPQISSVKDRKKAVLADVGVSAFWSFMWFVGFCFLTNQWQVAKLEDNPXREGGDAARAXITFAFFSIFTWAVNPLGAEDVDVD